One genomic window of Actinoplanes lobatus includes the following:
- the yjfF gene encoding galactofuranose ABC transporter, permease protein YjfF, whose translation MTPVTDKGTPTNPRRRIYRPNAKYIPIIATLSLLVIMYSSGVANYENFGDPSVFVNLFRDNAVLLVVAVGMTFVILTGGIDLSVGAVISLTTVLTATLLKGGWPPLVVLPAVLILGALIGAGQGAVIHFFKVEPFIATLAGLFLARGTALTINQQSIPIRDDMWKAISEYRIVLAEGVVTKPIALVAMLAVLIAAVTLAWTRFGRNVYAIGGNADSALLMGLPVGRTKIAVYTLSGFCAALGGVLFSINSTSGWALQGNGLELDAIAACVIGGVLLTGGSGYVWGTLLGVLVTGLIQTIINFQGDLNSAWTRIIVGVLLFAFIVLQRLVTRKAR comes from the coding sequence ATGACCCCGGTTACCGACAAGGGGACGCCGACCAACCCGCGCCGGCGGATCTACCGGCCGAATGCCAAGTACATCCCGATCATCGCGACCCTGTCGCTGCTGGTGATCATGTACAGCAGCGGCGTGGCGAACTACGAGAACTTCGGCGACCCGAGCGTCTTCGTCAACCTGTTCCGGGACAACGCCGTGCTGCTCGTGGTCGCGGTCGGGATGACCTTCGTGATCCTGACCGGCGGCATCGACCTCTCGGTCGGCGCGGTCATCTCGCTGACCACCGTGCTGACCGCGACGCTGCTCAAGGGCGGCTGGCCCCCGCTGGTGGTGCTGCCGGCGGTGCTGATCCTCGGCGCCCTGATCGGCGCCGGACAGGGCGCGGTCATCCACTTCTTCAAGGTGGAGCCGTTCATCGCCACCCTGGCCGGCCTCTTCCTGGCACGGGGCACGGCGCTGACCATCAACCAGCAGTCCATCCCGATCCGGGACGACATGTGGAAGGCGATCTCGGAGTACCGGATCGTGCTCGCCGAGGGCGTCGTCACCAAGCCGATCGCCCTCGTCGCGATGCTCGCCGTGCTGATCGCCGCGGTCACGCTGGCCTGGACCCGGTTCGGCCGCAACGTGTACGCGATCGGCGGCAACGCGGACTCGGCGCTGCTCATGGGCCTGCCGGTGGGCCGTACGAAGATCGCCGTCTACACCCTCAGCGGCTTCTGCGCGGCGCTCGGCGGCGTGCTGTTCAGCATCAACTCCACCTCTGGCTGGGCCCTCCAGGGCAACGGTCTCGAACTGGACGCGATCGCCGCCTGCGTCATCGGCGGTGTGCTGCTGACCGGTGGCTCCGGCTACGTCTGGGGCACCCTGCTCGGCGTCCTGGTCACCGGCCTCATCCAGACGATCATCAACTTCCAGGGCGACCTCAACTCGGCCTGGACCCGGATCATCGTCGGCGTCCTGCTCTTCGCCTTCATCGTGTTGCAGCGTCTGGTCACGAGAAAGGCGAGATGA
- a CDS encoding ABC transporter permease, whose product MTSIFKNRLFWPAAILVVLLVVNMFTSRQFVTIQDGHLFGTLIDILRNSAPLILVGLGMTLVISTGGIDLSVGSVMAISAAVACLLIQELDDQNSVGSVLLIIAIAIAVSMLMGLWNGALVAIIGIQPIIATLILMVAGRGIAQLITDGQIINVQSGPYATIASGFFVALPVALLIAVAATVLILLLTRRTALGLLLESVGGSPTASRLAGIGARRITIMVYVVAGGLAGLAGLIYSANIKSADSISAGNLIELDAILAVVIGGTALVGGRFSIAGTVLGAVLIQTLAVTVVAVGIPSEANLLFKAVVVVALCLFQSPTLREKVFGRLTPSSAARAEVPA is encoded by the coding sequence ATGACCAGCATCTTCAAGAACCGGCTGTTCTGGCCAGCGGCGATCCTGGTGGTGCTGCTGGTCGTCAACATGTTCACCTCGCGGCAGTTCGTCACGATCCAGGACGGGCACCTGTTCGGCACCCTCATCGACATCCTGCGCAACAGCGCGCCGCTGATCCTGGTCGGGCTCGGCATGACGCTGGTCATCTCGACCGGCGGCATCGACCTCTCGGTCGGCTCGGTGATGGCGATCTCCGCGGCCGTGGCCTGTCTGCTGATCCAGGAACTCGACGACCAGAACAGCGTCGGATCGGTGCTGCTGATCATCGCGATCGCGATCGCGGTGTCGATGCTCATGGGCCTCTGGAACGGCGCCCTGGTGGCGATCATCGGCATTCAGCCCATCATCGCGACGCTCATCCTGATGGTGGCCGGCCGCGGCATCGCCCAGCTGATCACCGACGGCCAGATCATCAACGTGCAGTCCGGCCCGTACGCGACCATCGCCTCGGGCTTCTTCGTCGCCCTGCCGGTGGCCCTGCTCATCGCGGTGGCGGCCACCGTCCTGATCCTGCTGCTGACCCGGCGCACCGCGCTCGGCCTGCTGCTGGAGTCGGTCGGCGGCAGCCCCACGGCGAGCCGGCTGGCCGGCATCGGCGCCCGGCGGATCACGATCATGGTGTACGTGGTGGCGGGCGGTCTCGCCGGCCTCGCCGGCCTGATCTACAGCGCCAACATCAAGAGCGCGGACAGCATCTCGGCCGGCAACCTCATCGAGCTCGACGCCATCCTGGCCGTGGTGATCGGTGGCACCGCCCTGGTCGGCGGCCGGTTCTCGATCGCCGGCACCGTGCTGGGCGCCGTCCTGATCCAGACGCTCGCCGTCACGGTGGTCGCGGTCGGCATCCCGTCCGAGGCGAACCTGCTGTTCAAGGCGGTCGTCGTGGTGGCGCTCTGTCTGTTCCAGTCGCCGACCCTCCGGGAGAAGGTCTTCGGGCGACTCACCCCGAGTAGTGCCGCCCGAGCGGAGGTTCCCGCGTGA
- a CDS encoding sugar ABC transporter ATP-binding protein, with translation MGEQSPVLEMTGIRKVFPGVVALDGVDFRMFPGEVHALMGENGAGKSTLIKTLTGVYTIDGGEIKLGGAPVSISGPLQAQQAGVSTVYQEVNLCTNLSVAENIFIGREPRRFGKIQWGKMRRRAAELLARLDLDLDVSAPLSSYSLAIQQMVAIARAVDVEARVLILDEPTSSLDASEVEQLFRVMRQLKESGVAILFVSHFLDQIYEVSDRLTVLRNGQLISEHRVEELSQVQLIEKMIGKELAALEDLEDKAQRNRERAAEAKPVLEAKGLGRTGAIAPYDLTIHEGEVVGLAGLLGSGRTELARLLFGADKADQGELAMAGKPVNLRNPQVAMKQGIAFSSENRRTEGIIGDLTVRENIVLALQATRGWTRPIPRKKQDEIVDKYIKALQIRPADPERPVRNLSGGNQQKVLLARWLITEPKLLIIDEPTRGIDVGAKAEIQRLVAELSDGGMAVLFVSAELEEVLRLSHKIGVLRDRRLIEELENTAGVDADRIMQTIASGATS, from the coding sequence ATGGGCGAGCAGTCCCCGGTCCTCGAGATGACCGGGATCAGAAAAGTCTTCCCCGGCGTCGTCGCCCTCGACGGCGTCGATTTCCGCATGTTCCCGGGTGAGGTTCACGCCCTCATGGGCGAGAACGGGGCCGGCAAGTCCACCCTGATCAAGACCCTGACCGGCGTCTACACGATCGACGGCGGCGAGATCAAACTGGGCGGCGCCCCGGTGAGCATCTCCGGGCCGCTGCAGGCCCAGCAGGCCGGCGTGAGCACGGTCTACCAGGAGGTCAACCTCTGCACCAACCTCTCGGTGGCGGAGAACATCTTCATCGGCCGCGAGCCCCGCAGGTTCGGCAAGATCCAATGGGGCAAGATGCGGCGCCGTGCCGCGGAGCTGCTCGCCCGGCTCGACCTCGACCTCGACGTGTCGGCGCCGCTCAGCTCGTACTCGCTGGCCATCCAGCAGATGGTGGCGATCGCGCGGGCGGTCGACGTCGAGGCGCGGGTGCTGATCCTCGACGAGCCGACCTCCAGCCTGGACGCCTCCGAAGTGGAGCAGCTGTTCCGGGTGATGCGCCAGCTCAAGGAGAGCGGCGTGGCGATCCTGTTCGTCTCGCACTTCCTGGACCAGATCTACGAGGTCTCCGACCGGCTCACCGTGCTGCGCAACGGTCAGCTGATCAGCGAGCACCGGGTCGAGGAGCTGTCCCAGGTGCAGCTCATCGAGAAGATGATCGGCAAGGAGCTCGCGGCGCTGGAGGACCTGGAGGACAAGGCGCAGCGCAACCGGGAGCGGGCGGCCGAGGCCAAGCCGGTCCTGGAGGCCAAGGGGCTGGGCCGGACCGGCGCGATCGCCCCGTACGACCTGACCATCCACGAGGGTGAGGTGGTCGGGCTGGCCGGTCTGCTCGGGTCCGGGCGTACCGAGCTGGCCCGTCTGCTGTTCGGCGCGGACAAGGCCGACCAGGGTGAGCTGGCGATGGCCGGCAAGCCGGTGAACCTGCGCAACCCGCAGGTCGCGATGAAGCAGGGGATCGCCTTCTCCTCGGAGAACCGGCGCACCGAGGGCATCATCGGCGACCTCACCGTGCGGGAGAACATCGTCCTGGCGTTGCAGGCGACCCGGGGCTGGACCCGGCCGATCCCGCGCAAGAAGCAGGACGAGATCGTCGACAAGTACATCAAGGCCCTCCAGATCCGGCCCGCCGACCCGGAGCGCCCGGTGCGCAACCTCAGCGGCGGCAACCAGCAGAAGGTGCTGCTCGCCCGGTGGCTGATCACCGAGCCCAAGCTCCTGATCATCGACGAGCCGACCCGTGGCATCGACGTCGGCGCCAAGGCGGAGATCCAGAGGCTGGTGGCCGAACTGTCCGACGGCGGCATGGCGGTGCTGTTCGTCAGCGCCGAGCTGGAGGAGGTCCTCCGGCTCAGCCACAAGATCGGCGTGCTGCGTGACCGCCGCCTGATCGAGGAGCTGGAGAACACCGCCGGCGTGGACGCCGACCGCATCATGCAGACCATCGCCAGCGGAGCAACCTCATGA
- a CDS encoding ABC transporter substrate-binding protein gives MVRRNYAAAVLGGLMLVSSLAGCGGGDSGSEGGGDDKLVLGFSQVGAESGWRTANTKSIQDSAAAAGIELKFSDAQGKQENQISAIRSFITQKVDVIAFSPVVVSGWDAVLKEAKDAGIPVILTDRAVDAQDTSLYASFIGSDFVEEGKKAGVWLAAEYKDAKEPVNIVELQGTTGSAPALDRQKGFADAITANPNLKVVKSQTGDFKRADGKTVMETFLQSVPDIDVLYAHNDDMGLGAIEAIEAAGKKPGADIKIITVDAVKDGMTALADGKINFIVECSPLLGPQLMELAKKVDAGETVEKRVLTEETTFNTEQAKAALPTRQY, from the coding sequence ATGGTGCGCAGGAACTACGCGGCCGCGGTCCTCGGTGGTCTCATGCTGGTCTCCTCGCTCGCGGGTTGCGGCGGCGGGGACAGCGGGTCCGAGGGTGGCGGCGACGACAAGCTGGTTCTCGGTTTCTCCCAGGTGGGTGCCGAGAGCGGCTGGCGTACCGCGAACACCAAGTCGATCCAGGACTCGGCCGCGGCCGCCGGGATCGAGCTGAAGTTCTCCGACGCGCAGGGTAAGCAGGAGAACCAGATCTCCGCTATCCGCTCGTTCATCACGCAGAAGGTCGACGTCATCGCCTTCTCGCCGGTGGTTGTCTCCGGCTGGGACGCGGTGCTCAAGGAGGCCAAGGACGCCGGCATCCCGGTGATCCTGACCGACCGCGCCGTCGACGCGCAGGACACCTCGCTGTACGCGTCCTTCATCGGCTCGGACTTCGTCGAGGAGGGCAAGAAGGCCGGCGTCTGGCTGGCCGCCGAGTACAAGGACGCGAAGGAGCCGGTCAACATCGTCGAGCTCCAGGGCACCACGGGCTCGGCCCCGGCCCTGGACCGGCAGAAGGGCTTCGCCGACGCGATCACGGCGAACCCCAACCTGAAGGTCGTGAAGTCGCAGACCGGTGACTTCAAGCGCGCCGACGGCAAGACGGTCATGGAGACCTTCCTGCAGTCCGTCCCGGACATCGACGTGCTTTACGCTCACAACGACGACATGGGTCTCGGCGCCATCGAGGCGATCGAGGCGGCCGGCAAGAAGCCCGGTGCCGACATCAAGATCATCACGGTGGACGCGGTCAAGGACGGCATGACCGCCCTGGCCGACGGCAAGATCAACTTCATCGTCGAGTGCAGCCCGCTCCTCGGCCCGCAGCTGATGGAGCTGGCCAAGAAGGTCGACGCCGGCGAGACGGTGGAGAAGCGGGTCCTGACCGAGGAGACCACCTTCAACACGGAGCAGGCCAAGGCCGCGCTTCCCACCCGCCAGTACTGA
- a CDS encoding LacI family DNA-binding transcriptional regulator: MRDVAKLAGVSHQTVSRVINEHPNVRAETRERVLAAMRSLNYRRNLAARTLATRESHTLGIVGFETTLFGPESMLYGIESAARAAGYLVSVATVRDLSHRPVLEAVDRLVQHGVDGIIAIAPKPAVTTALTHAPAGMACVAVGGDGQAGFPTVRVDNTAGARLATRHLLDLGHATVHHAAGPLDWPEAQARVDGWRETLYAAGAVVPPVTAGWWDAAAGYEQGRRLAADPAVTAVFCANDRIALGVLRAMHESGRRVPEEVSVVGFDDMPDSGYFLPPLTTVHQDFAELGRRALALLLRHLDLPDGDTPPDGVVVAPRLVPRTSAAAPAG, translated from the coding sequence ATGCGCGACGTGGCCAAACTGGCCGGTGTCTCGCACCAGACCGTCTCGCGGGTCATCAACGAGCATCCCAACGTTCGGGCGGAGACCCGGGAGCGCGTCCTGGCCGCGATGCGATCGCTCAACTACCGGCGGAACCTCGCCGCGCGGACCCTGGCCACCCGGGAGTCGCACACCCTCGGCATCGTCGGCTTCGAGACCACCCTGTTCGGGCCGGAGTCCATGCTGTACGGCATCGAGAGCGCCGCGCGTGCCGCCGGCTACCTGGTCAGCGTCGCCACCGTCCGGGACCTGTCGCACCGCCCCGTGCTCGAAGCCGTCGACCGCCTCGTCCAGCACGGCGTCGACGGGATCATCGCGATCGCCCCGAAGCCGGCCGTCACCACGGCGCTCACCCACGCCCCGGCCGGGATGGCGTGCGTCGCGGTCGGCGGGGACGGGCAGGCCGGCTTCCCGACCGTACGGGTGGACAACACCGCCGGCGCCCGTCTCGCCACCCGGCACCTGCTCGACCTCGGTCACGCCACCGTCCACCATGCCGCCGGCCCACTCGACTGGCCGGAGGCGCAGGCCCGGGTCGACGGCTGGCGCGAGACCCTGTACGCGGCCGGCGCCGTCGTACCGCCGGTGACCGCCGGCTGGTGGGACGCCGCCGCCGGCTACGAGCAGGGCCGCCGGCTGGCCGCCGACCCGGCGGTCACCGCGGTGTTCTGCGCCAACGACCGGATCGCCCTGGGCGTGCTGCGCGCCATGCACGAATCCGGCCGCCGGGTGCCCGAGGAGGTGAGTGTGGTCGGTTTCGACGACATGCCTGACTCGGGATATTTCCTACCTCCGCTCACCACCGTCCACCAGGACTTCGCCGAACTCGGCCGGCGGGCGCTCGCCCTGCTGCTGCGCCACCTGGACCTGCCCGACGGCGACACCCCACCGGACGGCGTGGTCGTCGCCCCCCGCCTCGTCCCCCGGACCAGCGCCGCGGCCCCGGCCGGGTGA
- the araD gene encoding L-ribulose-5-phosphate 4-epimerase AraD, whose amino-acid sequence MTYGSPDLRRAVLLANQMIPAAGLAQLTWGNVSGIDRDGGYYLIKPSGVAYSDLTEDDMVPVDLETGKVIEGGLRPSVDSESHRAFYLAWPSIGGVTHTHSTNAVAFAQADRDIPVLGTTHADTFDGPVPVTRGLTPDECATDYELNTGRVIVERIGDDTAAAGMPAALVANHGPFTWGATPKKSVEHGIILEAVAEMAIKTLALNPAASTPPHLQERHFKRKHGPGAYYGNPRP is encoded by the coding sequence GTGACTTACGGTTCACCGGACCTGCGCCGGGCCGTGCTGCTGGCCAACCAGATGATCCCGGCGGCCGGGCTCGCCCAGCTGACCTGGGGCAACGTCAGCGGCATCGACCGCGACGGCGGCTACTACCTGATCAAGCCGTCCGGCGTGGCGTACTCGGACCTCACCGAGGACGACATGGTCCCCGTCGACCTGGAGACCGGCAAGGTCATCGAGGGCGGCCTGCGCCCGTCCGTCGACAGCGAGAGCCACCGCGCCTTCTACCTCGCGTGGCCGTCGATCGGCGGCGTCACCCACACCCACTCGACGAACGCCGTCGCGTTCGCCCAGGCCGACCGCGACATCCCGGTCCTCGGCACCACACACGCCGACACCTTCGACGGCCCGGTCCCGGTCACCCGCGGCCTCACCCCCGACGAGTGCGCCACCGACTACGAGCTCAACACCGGCCGCGTCATCGTCGAACGCATCGGCGACGACACGGCCGCCGCCGGCATGCCGGCCGCGCTCGTCGCCAACCACGGCCCGTTCACGTGGGGCGCCACCCCGAAGAAGTCCGTCGAACACGGCATCATCCTCGAAGCGGTCGCCGAGATGGCCATCAAGACACTCGCCCTCAACCCGGCCGCCTCCACCCCGCCCCACCTCCAGGAACGCCACTTCAAACGCAAGCACGGCCCGGGCGCCTACTACGGCAACCCCCGCCCCTGA
- the pstS gene encoding phosphate ABC transporter substrate-binding protein PstS encodes MTPSPNVRRRSRILAVVGLLALTGCEAPAAPAAPPFSCAAGTVAGQGSSAQTNAVNAWIKGYQIACPDASIEYASTGSGAGVKAFLAGTGDFAGTDTPLSGSDQSLADRRCGSGPAVHLPLVIGPIALAYNVAGVGELRLTPATIAKIFGGRITAWNDPAIAADNPGAALPATRIRVVHRSDGSGTTDNLLRYLAASAPADWPHGTGGDWPVPGGTGYRGSQRAAAAIARTDGAIGYVEFSYARVDSLATVQVGTADGRFTGPSDHAAGLTVAAAQVTGTGGDLRLEIDHASAPGGAYPIVSVTYELVCRGSVTETAVSFLAYAASGPGQSAAEHAGFTPLPPALRDRVAQTLSTLR; translated from the coding sequence ATGACCCCGTCTCCGAACGTCCGAAGGAGATCGCGGATCCTCGCGGTCGTGGGGCTGCTCGCGCTGACCGGCTGCGAGGCGCCCGCCGCACCGGCCGCGCCGCCGTTCTCCTGTGCGGCCGGCACCGTGGCCGGGCAGGGGTCGTCGGCGCAGACCAACGCGGTCAACGCCTGGATCAAGGGCTATCAGATCGCCTGCCCCGACGCGTCCATCGAGTACGCGAGCACCGGCTCCGGCGCCGGTGTGAAGGCCTTCCTCGCCGGGACCGGTGACTTCGCCGGGACCGACACCCCGCTGTCCGGATCTGATCAGAGCCTGGCGGATCGGCGGTGCGGCAGCGGCCCGGCCGTACACCTGCCGTTGGTGATCGGGCCGATCGCGCTCGCCTACAACGTGGCCGGCGTCGGGGAACTGCGGCTCACCCCGGCCACCATCGCGAAGATCTTCGGTGGCCGGATCACCGCCTGGAACGACCCGGCCATCGCCGCTGACAACCCGGGCGCCGCCCTGCCCGCCACGAGGATCCGGGTCGTCCACCGCTCGGACGGCTCCGGCACCACCGACAACCTGCTGCGTTACCTGGCGGCGTCGGCCCCCGCCGACTGGCCGCACGGAACCGGCGGCGACTGGCCCGTCCCCGGCGGCACCGGGTACCGGGGCAGCCAGCGGGCCGCCGCCGCGATCGCCCGCACCGACGGGGCGATCGGGTACGTGGAGTTCTCCTACGCGCGGGTGGACTCGCTGGCGACCGTCCAGGTGGGCACCGCGGACGGCCGGTTCACCGGCCCGTCCGACCACGCCGCCGGCCTCACGGTGGCCGCCGCTCAGGTCACCGGCACCGGCGGCGACCTGCGCCTGGAGATCGACCACGCCTCCGCGCCCGGCGGCGCCTACCCCATCGTGTCGGTCACCTACGAGCTGGTGTGCCGCGGTTCCGTCACCGAGACCGCGGTCAGCTTCCTCGCCTACGCGGCGAGCGGCCCCGGCCAGTCCGCCGCCGAACACGCCGGCTTCACCCCGCTGCCCCCGGCCCTTCGCGACCGGGTGGCCCAGACCCTCTCCACCCTCCGCTGA
- a CDS encoding esterase-like activity of phytase family protein — protein MRKTIQSGSLALVLTVTLAGAAQASGHAKVTTPTLTGFASLPAATFVPGSEPSGSLITGNTNGYAVPFADQPVQGFSGIVNNGDGTFGVLSDNGYGNQANSGDFLLRVQRLAPAFATGTVDVVGGINLTDPGKRVPWKLTREDRVLTGADFDVESIVGDSSGGYWIGDEFGPYLLHFDRAGRLLSAPVPLDGVTAPETATRTGATANLGSSKGFEGLAKSPDGRHLYALLEGTVTGDTAGDLRLNEFDTRTGKYTGKRYVYRLGAPNLAIGDAIAIDQNRFLIIERDGGQGATAVIKRLYLADKRDRDSDGLLDKTLLVDLMNIADPRKLAGFGETFTFPFQTIEDVVVLDEKTVAVLNDNNFPFSSGRTAGVADNNEWITIALPSSLHPDKRIFPAHGR, from the coding sequence ATGCGAAAGACCATTCAGAGCGGATCGCTGGCGCTGGTGCTGACCGTGACGCTGGCCGGCGCGGCGCAGGCCAGCGGGCATGCGAAGGTCACCACCCCGACCCTGACCGGGTTCGCCTCGCTGCCCGCCGCCACCTTCGTGCCCGGCAGCGAGCCGTCCGGCAGCCTGATCACCGGCAACACCAACGGGTACGCGGTGCCCTTCGCCGACCAGCCGGTGCAGGGCTTCTCCGGCATCGTGAACAACGGCGACGGCACCTTCGGCGTGCTCTCCGACAACGGCTACGGCAACCAGGCGAACTCGGGCGACTTCCTGCTGCGCGTCCAGCGGCTGGCCCCGGCCTTCGCCACCGGCACGGTCGACGTGGTCGGCGGCATCAACCTGACCGACCCCGGCAAGCGGGTGCCGTGGAAGCTGACCCGCGAGGACCGGGTGCTCACCGGGGCCGACTTCGACGTCGAGTCGATCGTCGGGGACTCGTCCGGCGGCTACTGGATCGGTGACGAGTTCGGCCCGTACCTGCTGCATTTCGACCGGGCCGGCCGTCTGCTCTCGGCGCCGGTCCCGCTCGACGGCGTGACCGCCCCGGAGACCGCCACCCGGACCGGCGCCACCGCGAACCTCGGCAGCAGCAAGGGCTTCGAGGGGCTGGCGAAGTCGCCCGACGGCCGTCACCTGTACGCGCTGCTGGAGGGCACGGTCACCGGTGACACGGCGGGCGACCTGCGGCTCAACGAGTTCGACACCCGCACCGGGAAGTACACCGGCAAGCGGTACGTCTACCGGCTCGGCGCGCCCAACCTGGCCATCGGCGACGCCATCGCGATCGACCAGAACCGGTTCCTGATCATCGAGCGGGACGGTGGTCAGGGCGCCACCGCCGTGATCAAGCGGCTCTACCTCGCCGACAAGCGGGACCGGGACTCCGACGGGCTGCTCGACAAGACCCTTCTCGTCGACCTGATGAACATCGCCGACCCGCGGAAGCTGGCCGGCTTCGGCGAGACCTTCACCTTCCCGTTCCAGACCATCGAGGACGTGGTCGTCCTGGACGAGAAGACCGTCGCGGTATTGAACGACAACAACTTCCCCTTCTCCAGTGGGCGGACCGCCGGAGTGGCCGACAACAATGAGTGGATCACCATTGCGCTGCCCTCCTCGTTGCACCCGGACAAGCGCATCTTTCCAGCTCACGGCCGCTAG